ATGCAGGAGGGCACGCCCGCCATGAACCGCATCGGCTGCAACATGACCGGCGGCACCTCCGGCGGCGGCTGGTTCGTCAACCACGGCGGCAAGCTGACGCTGGTGTCCAACACCTCGATCAGCTCCAACACCCATACCTGGCTGGCCGGCCCGCATCTGGGCCCGGAGGCCCAGCGGGTCTTCACCAACATCAGCCAGAAGTTCGCGAACCGGTAGGCGCGATCGCGGACGGCCAGGCGGAAGGGGACGGGACGCGGGCCCGAGGCGCGGGTGTGTATGCGCCTCGGCCCGCGCCCGCGCGGAAGTCCGCGCGGAAGTCCATGAGGAAGCCGGCCCAGGCTCCCGGGGAGTCAGTCCGCCTGGAAAGCGCGGGCCAGAGCGAGGCTGTCCTCGAACGTGACGTAGCGGGTGATCTTTCCGCCTTCGACGGTGAAGTGGAAGGCGAACGGCGAGACGAAGGCTTTGCCCGTGGCCTTGACTATCTGCTCCATGTGGCCGAGGGCCACCGCGTCATCGCCGTCGACAAGGATGCGCGACACCGCGAACTCCACCGCTTGGAGATGCCGGGGAAGCGTCTGGAAGAACTCGGCGGCCTCCTCCCTCGTGGTCCGTCGGCCCGTCCAGGGAATCTCCTCCGCACCGTAGATGTGCCATTCGACGTGATCGGCGAACAAGTCGGCCAAGTCATCGATGGCGCCGCTGCCGAGTCGGCGGTAGAACTCGTCGACAACGCTCCGGGTCTCACTCACGGTGGCCCCTCCATGCTCTTGTGGCGGTTGTTCCAGCGGCGACAGCCATGATCAGTGACGCGTTATTCCCCGCGTCGAGCCCGCAGGAACGGGCCATGCCGACGACGCACAGGGGCAGTTGGGTCCTGCCGTACCCGACCGGACCGGGCACAGGATGTCGGGTGCAGCAGGGTGGCTCTTTCCTAACGTGAGTGACGAAAGGGAAGGAGGCCGAGGTGCTGGAACGGTTGAACCAGGCCATGGAGCACATCGAGTGC
This Streptomyces decoyicus DNA region includes the following protein-coding sequences:
- a CDS encoding nuclear transport factor 2 family protein is translated as MSETRSVVDEFYRRLGSGAIDDLADLFADHVEWHIYGAEEIPWTGRRTTREEAAEFFQTLPRHLQAVEFAVSRILVDGDDAVALGHMEQIVKATGKAFVSPFAFHFTVEGGKITRYVTFEDSLALARAFQAD